The following proteins are co-located in the Nocardia bhagyanarayanae genome:
- a CDS encoding class I SAM-dependent methyltransferase, producing the protein MPVPLDTTGKASFDDIYDRPDPREYYARMSELDYRIPELAKPFFEQQIREYRASARVATPTVLDIGCSYGVNAALLRFDTGVTELAEHYREAADADRDGLIARDLARLAERDHHPDVRFVGIDAARPALDYARAAGLLHDTVHADLESADPTDEQREVLAAADIVLSTGCIGYVTEKTLLRIATAHPRRRPWMAHFVLRMFDFDPMAEELAALGYRTERAPGLFQQRRFASADEQQRVLNTLSDKGIDTRDREADGWLYAHLYLSRPGPKGRA; encoded by the coding sequence GTGCCAGTACCCTTAGACACGACCGGGAAAGCCTCCTTCGACGACATCTACGACCGTCCCGATCCTCGCGAGTACTACGCACGGATGTCCGAGCTGGACTACCGCATACCCGAACTGGCGAAGCCGTTCTTCGAGCAGCAGATCCGGGAGTATCGCGCCTCGGCCCGCGTCGCGACGCCGACCGTGCTGGACATCGGCTGCTCCTACGGCGTGAACGCGGCGCTGCTGCGCTTCGACACCGGCGTCACCGAGCTCGCCGAGCACTACCGCGAGGCCGCCGACGCCGACCGCGACGGCCTCATCGCCCGCGATCTCGCCCGCCTCGCCGAACGCGATCACCACCCCGACGTGCGCTTCGTCGGCATCGACGCGGCCCGCCCCGCGCTCGACTACGCGCGGGCCGCGGGCTTGCTGCACGACACCGTGCACGCCGACCTCGAATCCGCCGATCCCACCGACGAACAGCGCGAGGTGCTCGCCGCCGCCGACATCGTCCTGTCGACCGGGTGTATCGGGTACGTCACCGAGAAGACCCTGCTGCGGATCGCCACCGCGCACCCGCGGCGCAGGCCGTGGATGGCGCACTTCGTGCTGCGGATGTTCGACTTCGACCCGATGGCCGAGGAACTCGCCGCGCTCGGCTACCGCACCGAACGTGCGCCAGGCCTGTTCCAGCAGCGCAGGTTCGCCTCCGCCGACGAACAGCAGCGCGTGCTGAACACGTTGTCCGACAAGGGCATCGACACCCGAGACCGGGAAGCCGACGGCTGGCTGTACGCGCATCTCTACCTGTCGCGGCCGGGCCCCAAGGGTCGTGCCTGA
- a CDS encoding YeiH family protein, which yields MSDTDTPKVDAAPPADPPVRSETAALQAIPRPTAAQIAAGIAVVLVLGALTRFFETHVPRWAVDTPFQRVAKSIEYPVYAIALGLLGNVILAKLDLRERLSTGFRTEFFIKTGVVLLGASINLRILATAAGPAILQALLLITAVFGFTWWFGGRLGLDDKLRALLSSAVSICGVSAAIAAAGAVQARREQIAYAASLVIIFALPSIFLLPWLAGALGLSDAVAGAWIGGNIDTTAAVAASGAIAGEQTLQIATIVKTTQNALIGLVAIALTAYFTLRVERTPGAARPSARQFWDRFPKFVLGFVAASAIGTIYLASVDKKTGSAHIAIVNDLRTWFLILAFVSIGLEFSSRGLREAGWRPIAVFGSAVAVNLVVGLGLSVLLFRDFTV from the coding sequence ATGTCGGACACCGATACACCCAAGGTCGATGCCGCGCCGCCCGCCGATCCGCCGGTGCGCTCGGAAACGGCGGCGCTGCAAGCGATCCCGCGTCCCACTGCGGCCCAGATCGCGGCAGGCATCGCCGTCGTGCTCGTCCTCGGCGCGCTCACCAGGTTTTTCGAGACGCACGTGCCGCGGTGGGCGGTGGACACCCCGTTCCAGCGGGTGGCCAAATCGATCGAATACCCGGTCTACGCCATCGCGCTCGGCCTGCTCGGCAATGTGATCCTGGCGAAACTGGATCTGCGCGAACGACTTTCGACCGGATTTCGCACCGAGTTCTTCATCAAGACCGGCGTGGTGCTGCTCGGCGCGTCGATCAACCTGAGGATCCTCGCGACCGCGGCGGGCCCGGCGATCCTGCAGGCGCTGCTGCTGATCACCGCCGTGTTCGGCTTCACCTGGTGGTTCGGCGGGCGGCTCGGCCTCGACGACAAGCTGCGGGCGCTGCTCTCCTCGGCGGTGTCGATCTGCGGCGTCAGCGCGGCGATCGCGGCGGCGGGCGCGGTACAGGCCCGGCGCGAGCAGATCGCCTACGCGGCCTCGCTGGTCATCATCTTCGCCCTGCCCTCGATCTTCCTGCTGCCCTGGCTGGCCGGCGCGCTCGGGCTCTCCGACGCGGTGGCGGGCGCCTGGATCGGCGGAAATATCGACACCACGGCGGCCGTCGCCGCGTCGGGCGCCATCGCCGGTGAGCAGACGCTGCAGATCGCCACGATCGTCAAGACCACCCAGAACGCCCTCATCGGGCTGGTCGCCATCGCGCTGACCGCGTACTTCACCCTGCGCGTCGAGCGGACGCCGGGCGCGGCGCGGCCGTCGGCGCGGCAGTTCTGGGACCGGTTCCCGAAGTTCGTGCTCGGTTTCGTCGCGGCGTCGGCGATCGGCACGATCTATCTCGCCTCGGTGGACAAGAAGACGGGCTCGGCGCACATCGCGATCGTCAACGATCTGCGCACCTGGTTTCTGATCCTCGCGTTCGTCTCGATCGGCCTGGAGTTCTCCTCGCGCGGGCTCCGGGAGGCGGGATGGCGTCCGATCGCCGTCTTCGGCTCCGCCGTCGCGGTGAATCTGGTTGTGGGCCTTGGGCTCTCGGTACTGTTGTTCCGCGACTTCACGGTCTGA
- the arc gene encoding proteasome ATPase, giving the protein MSPIENSDSAAWRELEAIRAEAAALRRQLADSPDRTRELEARIDSLTIRNTKLMDTLKEARQQLVALREEVDRLGQPPSGYGVLIGVYDDQTVDVFTSGRKMRLTCSPNIDTSTLEYGQTVRLNEALTVVEASSFDSVGEIGTLREILDDGRRALVVGHADEERVVWLAGPLAKVAEVDDLDDPDAPIRKLRPGDSLLVDTKAGFAFERIPKAEVEDLVLEEVPDVDYNDIGGLGRQIEQIRDAVELPFLHKDLFREYALRPPKGVLLYGPPGCGKTLIAKAVANSLAKKIAEARGEDAKEAKSFFLNIKGPELLNKFVGETERHIRIIFQRAREKASEGTPVIVFFDEMDSIFRTRGSGVSSDVETTVVPQLLSEIDGVEGLENVIVIGASNREDMIDPAILRPGRLDVKIKIERPDAESAQDIFSKYLTEELPLHADDLEEFGGDKGACIRAMIERVVDRMYAESEDNRFLEVTYANGDKEVLYFKDFNSGAMIQNIVDRSKKYAIKAVLDTGNPGLRIQHLYDSIVDEFSENEDLPNTTNPDDWARISGKKGERIVYIRTLVTGKNASASRAIDTESNTGQYL; this is encoded by the coding sequence ATGAGCCCCATCGAGAATTCGGATTCGGCGGCCTGGAGAGAGCTCGAGGCGATACGCGCCGAGGCGGCTGCACTCCGAAGGCAACTCGCCGATTCGCCGGATCGCACACGGGAATTGGAAGCCCGCATCGATTCGCTGACCATTCGCAACACGAAGCTGATGGACACACTCAAGGAGGCGCGCCAGCAGCTGGTCGCGCTGCGCGAGGAGGTCGATCGACTGGGTCAGCCGCCGAGCGGATACGGCGTTCTGATCGGCGTGTACGACGATCAGACGGTCGACGTGTTCACTTCGGGTCGCAAGATGCGGTTGACGTGTTCACCGAACATCGACACCTCGACTCTGGAGTACGGCCAGACCGTGCGCCTCAACGAGGCGCTGACGGTGGTCGAGGCGAGCTCCTTCGACTCGGTCGGTGAGATCGGCACCTTGCGCGAGATCCTCGACGACGGTCGCCGCGCGCTGGTCGTCGGCCACGCCGACGAGGAGCGGGTGGTCTGGCTGGCCGGCCCGCTGGCCAAGGTCGCCGAGGTCGACGATCTGGACGATCCGGATGCGCCCATTCGCAAACTCCGGCCCGGTGATTCGCTGCTGGTCGACACCAAGGCGGGCTTCGCCTTCGAGCGCATCCCCAAGGCCGAGGTGGAAGATCTCGTGCTCGAGGAAGTCCCGGACGTCGACTACAACGACATCGGCGGTCTCGGACGCCAGATCGAGCAGATCCGCGACGCGGTGGAACTGCCGTTCCTGCACAAGGATCTGTTCCGCGAGTACGCGCTGCGTCCGCCCAAGGGTGTGCTGCTCTACGGTCCGCCCGGCTGCGGTAAGACGCTGATCGCCAAGGCCGTGGCCAACTCGCTGGCCAAGAAGATCGCCGAGGCGCGCGGCGAGGACGCCAAGGAAGCCAAGTCGTTCTTCCTGAACATCAAGGGCCCCGAGCTGCTCAACAAGTTCGTCGGCGAGACCGAGCGCCACATCCGGATCATCTTCCAGCGGGCGCGCGAGAAGGCCTCCGAGGGCACGCCGGTGATCGTGTTCTTCGACGAGATGGACTCGATCTTCCGCACCCGCGGTTCGGGCGTCTCCTCCGATGTGGAGACAACCGTTGTGCCGCAGTTGCTTTCGGAGATCGACGGTGTCGAGGGCCTGGAGAACGTCATCGTCATCGGCGCCTCCAACCGCGAGGACATGATCGACCCCGCGATCCTGCGGCCCGGCCGCCTGGACGTGAAGATCAAGATCGAGCGGCCGGACGCCGAATCGGCGCAGGACATCTTCTCCAAGTACCTGACCGAGGAACTGCCGCTGCACGCCGACGATCTCGAAGAGTTCGGCGGCGACAAGGGCGCCTGCATCCGCGCGATGATCGAACGGGTCGTCGACCGGATGTACGCCGAGAGCGAGGACAACCGCTTCCTGGAGGTCACCTACGCCAACGGTGACAAGGAAGTCCTGTACTTCAAGGACTTCAACTCCGGCGCCATGATCCAGAACATCGTGGACCGCTCCAAGAAGTACGCCATCAAGGCGGTGCTCGACACCGGCAACCCGGGTCTGCGCATCCAGCATCTCTACGATTCGATCGTGGACGAGTTCTCCGAGAACGAGGACCTGCCCAACACCACGAATCCCGATGACTGGGCACGCATCTCGGGCAAGAAGGGCGAGCGCATCGTCTACATCCGCACCCTGGTTACCGGCAAGAACGCCAGCGCCAGCCGTGCGATCGACACGGAGTCGAACACGGGTCAGTACCTGTAG
- a CDS encoding phosphoribosyl-ATP diphosphatase encodes MKTFETLFAELQDRAITRPEGSGTVAALDAGVHAQGKKVLEEAGEVWLAAEHESDESLAEEISQLLYWVQVLMVGRGLKLDDVYRHL; translated from the coding sequence GTGAAGACTTTCGAAACCCTGTTCGCCGAGCTGCAGGATCGTGCCATCACCCGCCCCGAGGGTTCCGGCACCGTGGCCGCGCTGGACGCCGGTGTGCATGCCCAGGGTAAGAAGGTGCTCGAGGAGGCGGGCGAGGTCTGGCTCGCCGCCGAACACGAGAGCGACGAATCGCTGGCCGAGGAGATCTCGCAGCTGCTCTACTGGGTCCAGGTGCTCATGGTGGGCCGGGGACTGAAGCTCGACGACGTGTACCGACATCTGTGA
- a CDS encoding choline/carnitine O-acyltransferase, with protein sequence MTDRTFAAEDHLPRVPLPTLEDSCARFLEWCTPLLSDDELATTEAAVADLLRPDGPGRTLHAALAEYDATPGVGSWLDLFWPSRYLGRRDRIALNANFFFLFRDDTPLATSTAADQVERAAAIVSAAVDYKLALDEEAIPPVTQRGQQLSMWQNKYLFSETRIPGEQQDTVRVPYSPEWPGPSRERHIVVFYRGSMFRMDVIGAGGAPYSLDDLADGLRAVLKAGSRSARTDTAVGHLTTKPRAEWAASRAALRAEPANVAALDTIETALFCLCLEDFTPRDTLHACDQLLHGDSANRWFDKAVSFIVFGDGQAGINVEHCGLDGTTILSFVDTLLETPAAEHARRSGAQAQGLPAVEPIEFTLDAALRTDIAAAGAAFATYAAENATQTVSFEDFGTARAKQLGISPDAFAQLSYQLAHRRSKGITGATYESIATRQYRNGRTEAMRVVTPEMIAFVDTMLDPAADTAARLAAARTAAAKHVERAKQCQSGDAPEQHLWELEWIQRRRGAELGVTEPISLYTSPGWVIMRDDYLSTSSAPSVNIQYFGFGSTSPRCIGVAYVLLPDRWNLYLATPKAVADQMYAFADHLREAVRELAELLASGE encoded by the coding sequence TTGACCGACCGCACCTTCGCCGCCGAAGACCACCTGCCCCGGGTACCGCTGCCGACATTGGAGGACAGCTGCGCCAGGTTCCTGGAATGGTGCACCCCGCTGCTCAGCGACGACGAACTCGCCACCACCGAGGCGGCGGTCGCCGACCTGCTCCGGCCGGACGGCCCGGGCCGGACGCTGCACGCGGCGCTGGCGGAGTACGACGCCACCCCCGGTGTCGGCAGCTGGCTCGACCTGTTCTGGCCGTCGCGCTACCTCGGCAGGCGCGACCGAATCGCGTTGAACGCCAACTTCTTCTTCCTCTTCCGTGACGACACGCCGCTGGCCACGTCCACCGCAGCGGACCAGGTGGAGCGGGCCGCGGCCATCGTCTCGGCGGCCGTGGACTACAAGCTCGCCCTCGACGAGGAGGCCATCCCGCCGGTCACCCAGCGCGGGCAGCAACTGTCCATGTGGCAGAACAAGTACCTGTTCTCCGAGACCAGGATCCCGGGCGAGCAGCAGGACACCGTCCGGGTGCCCTACAGCCCCGAGTGGCCCGGCCCCTCGCGGGAGCGACACATCGTGGTCTTCTACCGCGGCAGCATGTTCCGGATGGACGTGATCGGCGCCGGCGGCGCGCCGTACTCCCTCGACGACCTCGCCGACGGACTGCGCGCGGTGCTCAAGGCCGGATCGCGCTCGGCGCGCACCGATACCGCCGTCGGTCACCTCACCACCAAGCCGCGCGCCGAATGGGCGGCGAGCCGGGCCGCGCTGCGCGCCGAACCCGCCAATGTCGCTGCGCTCGACACCATCGAGACGGCGCTGTTCTGTCTGTGCCTGGAGGACTTCACCCCGCGCGACACCCTGCACGCCTGCGACCAGCTGCTGCACGGCGACAGCGCCAACCGCTGGTTCGACAAGGCGGTCTCCTTCATCGTCTTCGGCGACGGCCAGGCGGGCATCAACGTCGAGCACTGCGGGTTGGACGGCACCACCATCCTGTCGTTCGTCGACACCCTGCTGGAAACGCCCGCCGCCGAACACGCGCGGCGTTCGGGCGCCCAGGCGCAGGGACTGCCCGCCGTGGAGCCGATCGAGTTCACCCTCGACGCCGCACTGCGCACCGACATCGCGGCGGCGGGCGCGGCTTTCGCGACCTATGCGGCCGAAAACGCCACGCAGACGGTCTCTTTCGAGGACTTCGGCACCGCGCGGGCCAAGCAGCTCGGTATCTCGCCGGACGCCTTCGCCCAGTTGAGCTACCAGCTCGCGCACCGGCGCAGCAAGGGCATCACCGGCGCGACCTACGAATCCATCGCGACCCGCCAGTACCGCAACGGCCGCACCGAGGCCATGCGGGTGGTGACGCCGGAGATGATCGCCTTCGTCGACACCATGCTGGACCCGGCCGCCGACACCGCCGCCCGCCTCGCGGCCGCGCGCACCGCCGCGGCCAAGCACGTCGAACGGGCCAAGCAGTGCCAGTCCGGCGACGCGCCGGAGCAGCACCTGTGGGAGCTGGAGTGGATCCAGCGCCGTCGCGGCGCGGAACTCGGTGTCACCGAGCCGATTTCGCTCTACACCAGCCCGGGCTGGGTGATCATGCGCGACGACTACCTCAGCACCAGCTCCGCGCCCTCGGTCAACATCCAGTACTTCGGCTTCGGCTCGACCAGCCCGCGCTGCATCGGCGTCGCCTACGTGCTGCTGCCCGACCGCTGGAACCTCTATCTGGCGACACCCAAGGCGGTGGCCGATCAGATGTACGCGTTCGCCGATCACCTCCGCGAGGCGGTGCGCGAACTGGCGGAGCTGTTGGCGTCGGGGGAGTGA
- a CDS encoding serine/threonine-protein kinase, which produces MNVVEGTTFAGYRIERRLGSGGMGTVYAAAHPRLPRTDALKVLSDARADDPEFRARFLREAELAARLQHPNLVAVRDRGEHEGRLWIAMQYVEGVDLTELIRRGPAVLDPARAVRILAQAAQGLDEIHRAGLLHRDVKPANILVAERPDGPDRVLVTDFGIARGADDAATLTGSGSFAATLAYAAPEQLGGGAVDRRADVYALGCTLYQMLTGSVPFPRHSPGSVLYAHLHEPAPRPSLRNPRLPKAFDDVIANAMAKLPDDRYDSCGELAAAARSALSTPAGSSRRRNRRAALVAAAALAVLAVGVPAVWFGTGGDGAASTANDDHRPVAASVEPAQWGAYAYIAQTFPELLPSWPFGAGYQDVSTCAPLDERGENRSLDASVPVARLFCLGDGDPVESVQVTCNADRSPIGPSRSFARVEGDEHWSRPSGTGHIFWGSELYSGTGTFLDGQTWGVLEVYFDDPSRNFCKLRVVGAGPSGAGLRDRWWSDAPL; this is translated from the coding sequence TTGAACGTCGTCGAGGGCACGACCTTCGCCGGCTACCGGATCGAGCGCCGCCTCGGCAGCGGCGGTATGGGCACGGTGTACGCCGCGGCGCATCCGCGGCTGCCGCGGACGGACGCGCTCAAGGTCCTGTCGGACGCGCGCGCCGACGACCCGGAGTTCCGCGCGCGGTTCCTGCGCGAGGCCGAACTCGCGGCGCGCTTGCAGCACCCGAATCTCGTCGCCGTCCGTGACCGCGGCGAGCACGAGGGCAGGCTGTGGATCGCGATGCAGTACGTCGAGGGAGTGGACCTCACCGAGCTGATCCGGCGCGGGCCCGCCGTGCTCGATCCGGCCAGGGCGGTGCGCATCCTCGCTCAGGCGGCCCAGGGGCTCGACGAGATCCATCGGGCCGGGCTGCTGCACCGCGACGTGAAGCCCGCCAACATCCTCGTCGCCGAGCGACCGGACGGCCCCGACCGGGTACTGGTCACCGACTTCGGCATCGCGCGCGGTGCCGACGACGCCGCGACGCTGACCGGTTCCGGCTCGTTCGCCGCCACCCTCGCCTACGCGGCGCCCGAGCAGCTCGGCGGCGGCGCGGTCGACCGGCGCGCCGACGTCTACGCGCTGGGCTGCACGCTCTACCAGATGCTCACCGGCAGCGTCCCGTTCCCGCGGCACAGCCCGGGCTCGGTCCTGTACGCGCACCTGCACGAGCCCGCGCCCCGGCCCTCGCTGCGAAATCCCCGGCTGCCCAAGGCTTTCGACGACGTGATCGCCAATGCGATGGCGAAGCTCCCCGACGACCGCTACGACAGTTGCGGCGAACTCGCGGCGGCGGCGCGGTCGGCGTTGAGCACCCCGGCCGGCTCGTCGCGGCGCCGGAACCGCCGAGCGGCGCTGGTGGCAGCCGCCGCGCTGGCCGTGCTCGCGGTCGGCGTGCCGGCCGTGTGGTTCGGGACCGGCGGCGACGGCGCGGCTTCCACCGCGAACGACGACCACCGCCCGGTGGCCGCGAGCGTGGAGCCCGCGCAGTGGGGCGCGTACGCCTACATCGCCCAGACCTTTCCCGAGCTGCTGCCGTCGTGGCCGTTCGGCGCCGGATACCAGGACGTGTCGACCTGCGCGCCGCTGGACGAGCGGGGCGAGAACCGCTCGCTCGACGCGTCCGTCCCGGTGGCGCGGCTGTTCTGCCTCGGCGACGGCGATCCGGTGGAATCGGTCCAGGTGACTTGCAACGCCGACCGGTCGCCCATCGGACCGAGCCGCTCGTTCGCGCGCGTCGAGGGCGACGAACACTGGTCCCGCCCCTCCGGGACCGGGCACATCTTCTGGGGCAGCGAGCTCTACTCGGGCACCGGCACCTTCCTGGACGGACAGACCTGGGGCGTCCTCGAGGTGTACTTCGACGATCCGAGCCGCAACTTCTGCAAGCTGCGGGTGGTCGGCGCCGGACCGAGCGGAGCGGGGCTGCGCGATCGGTGGTGGTCCGATGCGCCGTTGTGA
- a CDS encoding tRNA (adenine-N1)-methyltransferase produces the protein MTARRTGPFTTGDRVQLTDAKGRLYTVILEPGKEFHTHRGGIKHDDLIGADEGSLVHSTNGTPYLALRPLLVDYVLSMPRGAAVIYPKDAAQIVHEGDVFPGARVLEAGAGSGALTCSLLRAVGPEGEVVSYEIREDHAEHAVRNVERFFGERPANWSLTVGDVAGYTGDPVDRVVLDMLAPWDALPAVSKALVPGGVLIVYVATVTQLSKVVEALREQECWTEPRSWESMIRGWHVVGLAVRPEHRMQGHTAFLVSARRLAEGVVTPKPQRRPSKG, from the coding sequence ATGACGGCCAGACGGACCGGGCCATTCACCACCGGGGACCGGGTGCAGCTGACCGATGCCAAGGGACGCCTCTACACGGTGATCTTGGAGCCGGGCAAGGAGTTCCACACCCATCGTGGCGGGATCAAGCACGACGATCTGATCGGCGCCGACGAAGGCAGCCTCGTGCACTCCACCAACGGCACCCCGTACCTCGCGCTGCGGCCGCTGCTCGTCGACTACGTGCTGTCCATGCCGCGCGGCGCCGCCGTCATCTACCCGAAGGACGCCGCGCAGATCGTGCACGAGGGCGATGTGTTCCCCGGCGCGCGCGTTCTCGAGGCCGGTGCGGGCTCCGGCGCGCTGACGTGTTCGCTGTTGCGCGCCGTTGGCCCGGAGGGCGAAGTCGTGTCCTACGAGATCCGCGAGGACCACGCCGAGCATGCCGTCCGCAACGTCGAACGGTTCTTCGGCGAACGTCCAGCTAACTGGAGTCTGACCGTCGGCGACGTCGCCGGCTACACCGGCGACCCGGTGGACCGGGTGGTGCTGGACATGCTCGCCCCGTGGGACGCGCTGCCCGCGGTGTCCAAGGCGCTGGTGCCCGGCGGCGTCCTCATCGTGTACGTCGCGACCGTCACCCAGCTGTCCAAGGTGGTCGAGGCGCTGCGCGAGCAGGAATGCTGGACCGAACCGCGCTCCTGGGAGTCGATGATCCGCGGCTGGCACGTCGTCGGCCTCGCCGTGCGCCCCGAACACCGTATGCAGGGCCACACGGCGTTCCTGGTGAGCGCGCGCAGGCTGGCCGAGGGTGTGGTGACCCCCAAGCCGCAGCGCCGCCCCTCGAAGGGCTGA
- a CDS encoding nuclear transport factor 2 family protein, with the protein MLLPAKTLRLSVATAAAALAVTVGLTACGSDDSSETAATTTAAAATTTAATTGAAGGHDHAGEDAPKAEELQATLALVADPSKPTAEKTAVIVDGEKRTANIDQMNQLLAGYGQLTFAVTDVKTEGETATAQVVITSPHGSAPAMPMTWQHVDGKWKLSDATACTLLGFAQAPCTP; encoded by the coding sequence ATGCTCCTTCCCGCCAAGACCCTCCGTCTTTCCGTGGCTACCGCCGCGGCCGCCCTCGCCGTTACGGTCGGGCTGACCGCCTGCGGCTCGGACGACTCGTCCGAGACCGCCGCGACCACCACCGCGGCGGCCGCCACCACCACGGCCGCCACCACCGGCGCGGCGGGCGGCCACGACCACGCGGGCGAGGATGCGCCCAAGGCCGAGGAACTCCAGGCGACCCTTGCCCTGGTCGCTGACCCGAGCAAGCCGACGGCCGAGAAGACCGCCGTCATCGTTGACGGCGAGAAGCGCACCGCCAACATCGACCAGATGAACCAGCTGCTCGCGGGGTACGGCCAGCTCACCTTCGCGGTCACCGACGTCAAGACCGAGGGCGAGACCGCGACCGCGCAGGTCGTCATCACCTCGCCGCACGGCTCGGCGCCCGCGATGCCGATGACCTGGCAGCACGTCGACGGCAAGTGGAAGCTCTCGGACGCCACCGCGTGCACCCTGCTCGGCTTCGCGCAGGCGCCCTGCACGCCCTGA
- a CDS encoding RecB family exonuclease has translation MPAPVSTPPADAACAGPPASAEARRRPALSPSRAMDFKQCPLKYRFRAIDRIPEPPSRHAVRGTVVHAVLEDLYGLPAAERRPERAEALVEPAWARVLAAQPEVAELIAADGLEPFLGEVRALVESYYQLEDPTRFEPESREARVEVELEDGVLLRGYVDRIDVAPTGELRVVDYKTGRAPGLAQETKALFQLKFYALVVLRTRGVLPAQLRLIYLADRQILTYAPDAEELGRFERTLSALWTAVREAGRTGEFPPTTSWLCGYCDYKPLCPEFGGTPPPYPGWPEDDGESPDETLAEAVAD, from the coding sequence ATGCCAGCGCCCGTGTCCACGCCCCCTGCCGACGCCGCATGCGCCGGGCCGCCCGCGTCCGCCGAAGCACGCCGCAGGCCCGCGCTGTCGCCTTCGCGGGCAATGGATTTCAAGCAGTGCCCGCTGAAGTACCGTTTCCGCGCGATCGACCGGATCCCGGAGCCGCCCTCCCGCCACGCGGTGCGCGGCACGGTGGTGCACGCGGTGCTCGAGGACCTGTACGGACTGCCCGCCGCGGAGCGCAGACCCGAGCGGGCCGAGGCGCTGGTGGAACCGGCCTGGGCGCGGGTGCTCGCGGCGCAGCCGGAGGTGGCGGAGCTGATCGCGGCCGACGGGCTCGAGCCGTTCCTCGGCGAGGTCCGCGCGCTGGTCGAGAGCTACTACCAGCTGGAGGACCCGACCCGGTTCGAACCGGAGTCCCGCGAGGCGCGGGTCGAGGTCGAGCTGGAGGACGGCGTGCTGCTGCGCGGATACGTCGACCGGATCGACGTGGCCCCGACCGGTGAGCTGCGGGTTGTCGACTACAAGACCGGCCGCGCGCCCGGTCTCGCGCAGGAGACCAAGGCGCTGTTCCAGCTGAAGTTCTACGCGCTGGTGGTGCTGCGCACCCGCGGCGTGCTGCCCGCCCAGCTGCGCCTGATCTACCTGGCCGACCGGCAGATCCTCACCTACGCGCCCGACGCCGAGGAGCTCGGCCGGTTCGAACGCACCCTGTCCGCGCTGTGGACGGCCGTGCGCGAGGCGGGCCGCACCGGGGAGTTCCCGCCGACCACCAGCTGGCTGTGCGGCTACTGCGACTACAAACCGCTGTGCCCGGAGTTCGGCGGCACCCCGCCGCCGTACCCCGGCTGGCCGGAGGACGACGGCGAGTCGCCGGACGAGACGCTGGCCGAGGCCGTCGCCGACTGA
- the hisG gene encoding ATP phosphoribosyltransferase — MLRVAVPNKGALSESATSILAEAGYRKRTDSRDLSVLDPANQVEFYFLRPKDIAVYVGSGELDLGITGRDLALDSGAPVRERIALGFGRSTFRYAAPAGREWKVEDLHDKRIATSYPNLVLTDLRRRGIEAEVIRLDGAVEISIQLGVADAIADVVGSGRTLRQHNLVAFGETLCDSEGVLIEAVGSDQNDRARNQLIARIQGVVFAQQYLMLDYDCPKDLLEQAVRITPGLESPTVSPLADAGWVAVRALVPRGKGNAVMDELADLGAKAILATDIRSCRAF, encoded by the coding sequence ATGCTGCGCGTCGCAGTCCCCAACAAAGGCGCCCTCTCCGAATCCGCGACCTCCATTCTGGCCGAGGCCGGGTACCGCAAGCGCACCGATTCCCGCGACCTGAGCGTGCTCGATCCCGCGAACCAGGTCGAGTTCTACTTCCTGCGTCCCAAAGACATCGCGGTCTACGTCGGCTCCGGCGAACTCGACCTCGGCATCACCGGCCGCGATCTCGCGCTGGACTCCGGCGCGCCGGTGCGGGAGCGGATCGCGCTCGGTTTCGGCCGCTCCACTTTCCGCTACGCCGCCCCCGCGGGCCGGGAGTGGAAGGTCGAGGACCTGCACGACAAGCGCATCGCCACCTCCTACCCGAACCTGGTGCTCACGGATCTGCGGCGCCGCGGCATCGAGGCCGAGGTGATCCGCCTCGACGGCGCGGTCGAGATCTCCATCCAGCTCGGTGTCGCCGACGCCATCGCCGACGTGGTCGGCTCCGGGCGCACGCTGCGCCAGCACAACCTGGTCGCCTTCGGCGAGACGCTCTGCGATTCGGAGGGCGTGCTCATCGAGGCGGTCGGCTCGGATCAGAACGACCGGGCCCGCAATCAGCTCATCGCCCGCATCCAGGGTGTGGTGTTCGCCCAGCAGTATCTGATGCTGGACTACGACTGCCCCAAAGATCTGCTCGAGCAGGCCGTGCGGATCACGCCGGGCCTGGAATCGCCGACCGTGTCCCCGCTCGCCGACGCCGGCTGGGTCGCGGTGCGGGCGCTGGTGCCGCGCGGCAAGGGCAACGCGGTGATGGACGAGCTGGCCGATCTCGGCGCCAAGGCCATCCTGGCCACCGACATCCGCTCCTGCCGGGCCTTCTGA